A stretch of Cyanobacterium sp. HL-69 DNA encodes these proteins:
- a CDS encoding Pirin, with translation MITIRPSAERGHVKFDWLNTKHTFSFGSYYDPKYTGFGDLLVINEDKIAPGKGFGTHGHQDMEIVTYVIEGELEHKDSIGNGETISRGEVQRMSAGTGIRHSEFNHSSQKEVHLLQIWIVPAQKNLEPSYEQKIFSEEEKKGKLCLLVSPEGENNSLKIHQNVNVWSAILGENEKIGHSLANNDYAWIQLVKGELELNNQTINAGDGVAIKEEDLLTIKSNQEDSEFLLFHFVN, from the coding sequence ATGATTACAATACGCCCATCCGCTGAAAGAGGACACGTTAAGTTTGACTGGTTAAACACAAAACATACTTTTTCTTTCGGAAGTTATTATGATCCTAAATATACGGGATTTGGTGATCTTTTGGTTATTAATGAGGATAAAATTGCCCCTGGAAAAGGTTTTGGCACCCATGGACATCAAGACATGGAAATTGTTACCTATGTCATTGAGGGAGAATTAGAGCATAAAGACAGTATCGGTAACGGTGAAACTATTTCGAGGGGAGAAGTACAAAGGATGAGTGCGGGGACGGGTATTCGTCATAGTGAATTTAATCACTCTAGTCAAAAAGAAGTCCATTTATTACAAATTTGGATTGTACCTGCTCAAAAAAATTTAGAGCCTAGTTATGAACAAAAAATCTTTTCTGAGGAGGAAAAGAAAGGAAAATTATGTTTATTAGTTTCTCCAGAGGGGGAAAATAATTCTTTAAAAATTCATCAAAATGTCAATGTTTGGTCTGCTATTTTAGGAGAAAATGAAAAAATAGGTCATTCTTTGGCTAATAATGATTATGCTTGGATTCAACTGGTAAAAGGGGAATTAGAACTAAATAATCAGACCATTAATGCTGGTGATGGAGTTGCCATTAAAGAAGAAGATTTACTAACTATTAAGAGTAACCAAGAAGATAGCGAATTTTTGTTATTTCACTTTGTAAATTAA